In Fibrobacter sp. UWP2, the genomic window GCTTTTCTCTGGCGGCAAAACCTTTGCTATCGGTTTCGCATACGGGTCCGGTGTAATAGTCTTGCGTGCGCGTGCCATGCCTACAATTTAGCAAAAGGCAAAAAGGTACGGGCCGCCTTAGCGTATGCTCAGGCTTTCGCTTACGCTGATTTTTTCTTTGCCCAAAAGGCGGTAGAGTTTGCAGCGGAAAAGCGGGATGGCGGCGATGACCACGGCTGTGACAATGGGAATGACCGTGTAGGCGATGCCCGGCTTGTTGAACACGTCGCGCACCAAAAGCCGCATCACGAGCAATGCCCACCAGTGTACGGCGAGGATGACGAGGGCGTTCCTTGAGATGTTGCGTAAGATGCCCTTGAAAAAGAAGTCGGGGATGCGCGCAAACACGAGGAAAAGTGAAAGTAGACCCGCAATGCCGAGGGCGGAACTGCTCACGAAACCCCAAAAACTTTTGCCAAGGTCGTTGTTCATGATGCTGAAGTTGGGGTTGGGCGATTCCACAAGGGCGTAAAGCAAAAACGCTACAATGCCAGTGCCGAGCGTCGCGAAGGTTTTTGCCTTGGACGGGGATTCGCCGGCTTTTTTGATGGCGCCCTTGCTGGCGAAACCGGCGGCGAAAAAGCCGAGCGTGGTGAAGCCGCGTTCGATGCCGAGGGGGAGGCGGATGTGGTTTTGGTAGAGCGTCCAGCCGATGACGAGACTTGCCGCAGCGCCCAGGACGATTGCCCATGTTTTGCCGCGACACAGTTTTTGCAGTCCGAAAAATGCGATACTGATGGAGTAGAGCGTGAACACGAACCATAGCGGGCCCGAGCCAATAGAGGACTTGCCCGCCACAAAGATCTTCGCGAGATTCCAGCCAATGTAGCTGCCCACGTTCTCGATGACGGGCCGCGTGTTCATGATGACCATCTTGGGGGCGCGCGCGTA contains:
- a CDS encoding acyltransferase is translated as MRISWIDEFKGFVLLLVCLYHVEQGFPQATLGMEHLSALRMSAFFFISGVLFSTRRFPDFKSYFVHKSRVLLFPYILLSLLFLALDPVVYLFDLYARAPKMVIMNTRPVIENVGSYIGWNLAKIFVAGKSSIGSGPLWFVFTLYSISIAFFGLQKLCRGKTWAIVLGAAASLVIGWTLYQNHIRLPLGIERGFTTLGFFAAGFASKGAIKKAGESPSKAKTFATLGTGIVAFLLYALVESPNPNFSIMNNDLGKSFWGFVSSSALGIAGLLSLFLVFARIPDFFFKGILRNISRNALVILAVHWWALLVMRLLVRDVFNKPGIAYTVIPIVTAVVIAAIPLFRCKLYRLLGKEKISVSESLSIR